A genomic stretch from Sulfurihydrogenibium azorense Az-Fu1 includes:
- a CDS encoding protoglobin domain-containing protein, producing MIEEFSQIKKDFQFTEEDVRNIVKLKPIFERYVDDFIEKFYDFILRFPQAKNFLKNEEVIKRHREKVKKWFLDLFSGNYDLEYFLKLRKIGETHVKIGLPTHYVNASMNFIRRYIIDVIDKEVEDRKERNAYVASVGKLLDINLDILTVSYREEELSKYAEMTKMEKKIYGFAKKFSDVIDLFILIALVIVALSVFFLFGYDLYKLTFNIVELEEGILAILGSLLILWAVGELMTEELRHLKGGRFAITVFVGIALAAIIRKLFIASLGSDSEKKAIDLLSYSAVILSLGVVFWLISKRESKE from the coding sequence ATGATTGAAGAGTTTTCCCAGATAAAAAAGGATTTTCAATTTACAGAGGAAGATGTAAGGAATATAGTAAAACTTAAACCTATATTTGAAAGGTACGTTGACGATTTTATAGAAAAATTCTACGACTTTATATTAAGATTTCCTCAAGCAAAAAATTTTTTAAAAAATGAAGAAGTTATAAAAAGACATAGAGAAAAAGTAAAAAAGTGGTTTTTAGACCTTTTCAGTGGAAATTACGATTTAGAGTACTTTTTAAAATTAAGGAAAATAGGGGAGACACATGTTAAGATAGGACTCCCTACTCATTATGTAAACGCCAGTATGAACTTTATAAGAAGATACATAATCGATGTTATTGATAAAGAGGTAGAAGATAGGAAAGAAAGGAACGCTTACGTAGCTTCTGTAGGAAAACTCCTTGATATTAACCTCGATATTTTAACTGTTTCTTACAGAGAAGAAGAACTTTCAAAGTATGCTGAAATGACAAAAATGGAAAAAAAGATATATGGGTTTGCTAAAAAGTTTTCCGATGTTATAGACCTTTTTATTTTGATAGCTTTAGTTATAGTAGCTCTGTCAGTATTTTTCCTTTTTGGATACGATTTATATAAACTTACTTTTAACATTGTTGAACTGGAAGAAGGTATTTTAGCTATTTTAGGTAGTTTACTAATCCTTTGGGCTGTTGGAGAACTTATGACAGAAGAATTAAGGCACCTTAAAGGTGGTAGATTTGCTATAACTGTGTTTGTAGGTATTGCTTTAGCTGCAATAATAAGAAAACTGTTTATAGCATCTTTAGGAAGTGATTCAGAAAAGAAAGCTATAGACCTATTGTCTTACAGTGCTGTAATACTTTCTCTTGGAGTTGTATTTTGGCTTATATCTAAACGGGAATCAAAAGAGTAA
- a CDS encoding aspartate aminotransferase family protein: protein MIEKASKYLFQNYGRLPYFFEKGEGCYLYDDKGKKYLDMLSGIAVNALGYNHPKLTKAICEQASKIIHISNLFYIKPQIEVAKILSENSFGGKVFFCNSGAESNEALIKLVRRYFYDKKQERYEIITFEGSFHGRTLATVTATAQPKYHEGFYPLVEGFKYAKFNDIDSVKNLITDKTAAILIELVQGEGGVNPANKEFIKELYKLCKENDILFTVDEVQTGIGRTGKLFAYQHFDIQPDIISLAKGLGGGVPIGAIIAKDDIAKSFVPGTHASTFGGNYLSTVAAKVVLEEVLSEGFLDRVQKVGEYLKEALKIFGYPVKGLGLMVGMDLPQSISAKEVMKKTLEKGLIVGTAGENTLRFVPPLIITEKEVDEAVDILKEVLNVN from the coding sequence TTGATAGAAAAAGCAAGTAAATACCTTTTTCAAAACTACGGAAGATTACCCTATTTTTTTGAGAAGGGAGAAGGTTGCTACCTTTACGACGATAAAGGAAAAAAATACTTAGATATGTTGTCAGGAATAGCTGTAAATGCCCTTGGCTATAACCACCCTAAACTTACAAAAGCCATCTGTGAACAAGCAAGTAAAATAATACACATATCAAACTTATTCTACATAAAACCCCAAATAGAAGTTGCAAAGATACTATCTGAAAATAGCTTTGGAGGGAAGGTATTTTTCTGCAACTCTGGAGCAGAAAGCAACGAAGCCCTTATTAAACTTGTAAGAAGATACTTCTACGATAAAAAACAAGAAAGATACGAAATAATAACCTTTGAAGGAAGCTTCCACGGAAGAACACTTGCAACAGTTACAGCAACAGCCCAGCCTAAGTATCATGAAGGTTTTTATCCACTTGTAGAAGGGTTTAAATACGCAAAATTTAACGATATAGATTCAGTTAAAAATCTTATAACAGACAAAACAGCTGCCATTTTAATAGAGTTGGTTCAAGGAGAAGGTGGTGTAAACCCAGCTAATAAGGAGTTTATAAAGGAACTTTACAAACTTTGTAAAGAAAATGATATACTCTTTACAGTCGATGAAGTTCAAACAGGAATAGGAAGAACAGGAAAACTATTCGCATATCAGCATTTTGATATACAACCTGATATTATTTCTCTGGCTAAAGGACTTGGTGGAGGAGTACCTATAGGAGCTATTATAGCAAAAGATGATATAGCTAAATCCTTTGTTCCCGGGACTCACGCATCTACATTTGGAGGAAACTACCTGTCAACAGTTGCAGCAAAAGTAGTTTTAGAAGAAGTACTATCAGAAGGATTTTTAGATAGAGTACAAAAGGTAGGAGAGTATCTAAAAGAGGCTTTAAAAATATTTGGATATCCTGTAAAAGGTTTAGGTCTTATGGTAGGTATGGACTTACCACAAAGTATATCCGCCAAAGAAGTTATGAAAAAAACCTTGGAAAAAGGTTTAATAGTGGGAACTGCAGGAGAAAACACCCTCAGATTCGTCCCACCACTAATAATAACTGAAAAAGAGGTAGATGAAGCTGTAGATATACTAAAAGAGGTTTTGAATGTCAATTGA
- a CDS encoding class I SAM-dependent methyltransferase → MEKSVAEKIFDSVHRSYDKFLNFATFSKINKWQETLINATPNGKYILDIGTGTGEIVKKINQKIDKNSYIYALDISFNMLKVAKSKIGGENILFLKSDALKLPFKEKSLDNVYFSLVFRHLPALEITNQLKYVLKKDGYVSILEIAKPRSKILYNLILLFTDKMFRPIGRLIFSKQEWDYFVESIKNSITKQELLEFFKSNGFTTHFYQSKLLGLIHIAVLKKQTEE, encoded by the coding sequence ATGGAAAAAAGTGTAGCAGAAAAAATATTTGATAGTGTACACAGATCTTACGATAAATTTTTAAACTTTGCTACATTTAGTAAGATAAATAAATGGCAAGAAACATTAATAAATGCCACACCTAACGGCAAGTACATTCTAGATATAGGCACAGGAACAGGTGAGATAGTAAAAAAGATAAATCAAAAGATAGATAAAAATTCTTACATATACGCTCTTGATATCTCTTTTAATATGCTGAAAGTAGCAAAATCAAAAATAGGCGGTGAAAACATTCTCTTTTTAAAATCAGATGCATTAAAACTCCCCTTTAAAGAAAAATCTTTAGACAACGTTTACTTTTCTCTTGTTTTTAGACATCTTCCAGCTTTAGAGATTACAAACCAGTTAAAATATGTCCTAAAAAAAGATGGATACGTATCAATATTAGAAATTGCAAAACCAAGAAGTAAGATTTTATACAACCTTATACTTTTATTTACAGACAAGATGTTTAGACCTATAGGCAGATTAATATTTTCAAAACAAGAGTGGGATTACTTTGTAGAGTCTATTAAAAACAGTATAACAAAACAAGAGTTATTAGAGTTTTTCAAATCAAATGGATTTACTACACATTTTTACCAATCAAAATTATTAGGACTTATTCATATAGCAGTTCTTAAAAAACAGACGGAGGAGTAG
- a CDS encoding TolC family protein, translating to MHYVIFILIFFVFAKAETFDEIVSRIDNNPYILSNKSLVESYEGKIIKAKSFSNPDGYIQFGRLVGGNSSATITEFYISQPLKLYNQRKYNIESAVSEKLYQSLQFDSFKRKYLSVLYQSFYEALYNKELLKIAENEANLSKEFFNFTEKVYKLGEASKLDFLKAQREYQLSISKLNQQKLLYLESLKSLSSLVGYEIKDVEGDFYHVRDIKTIDFLSLPEIKSFDEKIKSLQALEKYYKALSYPQISVGVIAKEYSNDKYESGLVVNFTLPVFYRNLGEIVSVKNQKASYTSLKDYTVNSLKIKYSSILESYKSDLDLISQLNESIETAKNELNLAEKSYKLKTISLFEFFNIKALYFETLKYKLEIYKHLHQLYSKYLEIGGSL from the coding sequence ATGCATTACGTTATTTTTATACTAATATTTTTTGTATTTGCCAAAGCAGAGACTTTTGATGAAATTGTAAGCAGAATTGATAACAATCCTTACATCTTAAGCAACAAAAGTTTAGTTGAGTCTTACGAAGGAAAAATCATAAAAGCCAAATCTTTTTCTAATCCAGACGGATACATACAGTTTGGAAGACTTGTAGGAGGAAACTCTTCTGCTACAATTACAGAGTTTTACATATCACAACCACTAAAACTTTACAATCAGAGAAAGTATAACATAGAATCTGCTGTAAGTGAGAAGCTGTATCAGTCTTTACAGTTTGATTCTTTTAAAAGAAAGTATTTATCAGTATTATATCAATCATTCTATGAAGCACTCTATAACAAAGAGCTTTTAAAAATAGCCGAAAATGAGGCTAACTTGTCTAAAGAGTTTTTTAACTTTACAGAAAAAGTTTATAAGTTAGGAGAAGCTTCTAAACTTGACTTTCTTAAAGCCCAAAGAGAATACCAGCTTTCAATTTCAAAGTTAAATCAGCAAAAATTACTTTATCTTGAAAGTCTTAAAAGTTTGTCTTCTTTGGTCGGGTATGAAATTAAAGACGTAGAAGGAGATTTTTATCATGTTAGAGACATTAAAACAATAGATTTTTTATCCCTTCCAGAAATTAAAAGCTTTGATGAGAAGATAAAATCCCTACAAGCTTTAGAAAAGTATTATAAAGCATTGTCTTATCCACAGATTAGCGTAGGAGTAATAGCTAAAGAATACTCTAATGACAAGTATGAAAGTGGCTTAGTAGTTAACTTTACATTACCTGTCTTTTACAGAAACCTTGGTGAGATAGTGTCTGTAAAAAATCAAAAAGCAAGCTATACTTCTTTAAAAGATTACACAGTAAACAGTCTAAAAATTAAGTATTCATCTATTTTAGAAAGCTACAAATCTGACCTTGATTTAATCTCCCAACTTAACGAGAGTATTGAGACTGCTAAAAACGAGTTAAACTTAGCAGAAAAAAGTTATAAGTTAAAAACAATCTCTCTTTTTGAATTTTTCAATATAAAAGCCCTTTATTTTGAGACTTTGAAATACAAACTGGAGATTTACAAACACTTACATCAGCTTTATAGCAAATACTTAGAAATAGGAGGTTCATTATGA
- the cysS gene encoding cysteine--tRNA ligase, with protein MSLKIYNTLTGKKEDFAPIKPPQVKIYTCGVTVYDYNHVGHGRSLIVFDMIRRYLRYLGYNVIFVRNFTDVDDKIINRAKNECVPFTVISDKYIKEYFDDAEKFRIEPADIEPRVTTHIPDIIKFIQELIDKGYAYEVDGDVYFSVRKFKDYGKLSKRSIDELLAGARIEPGEKKKDPLDFALWKSAKAGEPYWESPWGKGRPGWHTECCAMIFKHLGETIDIHGGGLDLTFPHHENEIAQAESLTGKPFARYWIHNGLVTVNGQKMSKSLGNYVTLKEIYSKYEPDILRLLVLSVHYRSPLDFSWDKMEETKKAYERLKNAIQEYEILQKLPTDENFEEDLYTEIQKAQSGFYSAMSDDFNTPEALASLFGLVRQMNILKDKAIKQGGISKKALQSYKEAADTLHNICRDIFGLFDSLQPCVKTEEIKVEKQEEKLDEDLINILIEVRDKARKEKQFSIADTIRDKLAEKGIVIEDTPFGTKWKKV; from the coding sequence ATGAGTTTAAAGATATACAACACTCTAACAGGAAAAAAAGAGGATTTTGCACCCATAAAGCCACCACAAGTAAAGATATACACCTGTGGCGTTACAGTTTACGATTATAACCACGTAGGACATGGAAGAAGTCTTATAGTCTTTGATATGATTAGAAGATATCTAAGATACTTAGGATACAATGTAATCTTTGTAAGAAACTTTACAGACGTTGATGATAAGATTATAAATAGAGCAAAAAACGAATGTGTTCCCTTTACAGTAATATCAGACAAATATATAAAAGAGTACTTTGACGATGCAGAAAAGTTTAGAATAGAACCTGCAGACATAGAGCCAAGAGTAACAACCCACATTCCCGATATTATTAAGTTTATTCAAGAACTTATAGACAAAGGCTATGCCTACGAAGTTGATGGGGATGTGTACTTTTCTGTTAGGAAGTTTAAAGATTACGGAAAGTTATCGAAAAGAAGTATAGATGAACTTTTGGCAGGTGCAAGAATAGAACCGGGAGAAAAGAAAAAAGACCCTCTTGATTTTGCTCTGTGGAAGTCAGCAAAGGCAGGAGAACCATACTGGGAGTCTCCATGGGGAAAAGGTAGACCAGGATGGCATACAGAATGTTGTGCAATGATATTTAAACATTTAGGAGAAACAATAGACATACACGGCGGTGGTCTTGATTTAACTTTCCCACACCACGAAAACGAGATAGCTCAAGCTGAAAGCTTAACAGGAAAACCATTTGCAAGGTACTGGATACACAACGGACTTGTCACTGTAAATGGTCAAAAAATGTCAAAGTCTTTAGGAAACTACGTTACTCTAAAAGAGATTTACTCAAAGTACGAACCGGATATATTAAGACTCCTTGTATTATCAGTACATTACAGAAGTCCCCTTGACTTTTCTTGGGATAAGATGGAAGAAACAAAAAAAGCCTATGAAAGATTAAAAAACGCTATACAGGAATATGAGATACTACAAAAACTCCCTACTGACGAAAACTTTGAAGAGGATTTATACACTGAAATCCAGAAAGCCCAGTCTGGGTTTTACTCTGCAATGAGTGATGACTTTAACACACCAGAAGCTCTGGCATCTTTATTTGGACTTGTAAGACAGATGAATATACTGAAAGATAAAGCTATAAAACAAGGAGGAATATCAAAAAAAGCCCTTCAATCATACAAAGAAGCTGCAGACACACTTCACAATATATGTAGAGATATTTTTGGACTTTTTGACAGCTTACAACCTTGTGTAAAAACTGAAGAAATAAAAGTAGAAAAACAAGAAGAAAAGTTAGATGAAGACCTAATAAACATACTTATAGAAGTAAGGGACAAAGCAAGAAAAGAAAAACAGTTTTCCATTGCAGACACAATAAGAGATAAATTAGCTGAAAAAGGGATAGTAATAGAAGACACCCCATTTGGAACAAAATGGAAAAAAGTGTAG
- a CDS encoding efflux RND transporter periplasmic adaptor subunit, with amino-acid sequence MKNVLLLIAFLFSFSFSQEVVVSKDKAEKLGIKTTAVKYKEIFITKTYPAVVNENPTLSYSVSSSVDGIVENLYVKQGDTVKKGQVLLTVYSPKIADIQANIEMAKVKVDTARQVLEREEMLYKEEVIPYVRYYNAKIEYQKAVGELNALRRILSSYGEIKGNSVVLRSKVNGFVADLKAIKGSPVSLGQEIMYIHSHERLWVIAQLPFQDAQNLKIGQKVYIKTPLGKKVEGILTYISHDIDPKTKRNDVRIVVNNVGDLLKPNLFVDVEIPVSSMKGLVVPSSSVFRENGKDYCFVKTGNKFVLREVQVGSRDDKEAVVLSGIKEGEEVVYSRVIFLRSSVFGGGGE; translated from the coding sequence ATGAAAAATGTACTTTTATTAATTGCTTTTCTATTTTCTTTTAGCTTTTCTCAAGAAGTTGTTGTAAGTAAAGATAAAGCTGAAAAACTTGGTATAAAAACTACAGCTGTAAAGTACAAAGAGATTTTTATAACAAAAACCTATCCAGCTGTGGTAAACGAAAACCCTACACTTTCTTACAGTGTCTCTTCAAGTGTAGATGGTATTGTTGAAAATCTGTATGTAAAACAAGGGGATACTGTTAAAAAAGGTCAAGTTTTACTCACTGTATACTCTCCTAAAATAGCAGATATTCAAGCAAACATAGAAATGGCAAAAGTTAAAGTGGATACTGCAAGACAAGTTTTAGAGAGAGAAGAGATGCTTTATAAAGAGGAAGTTATTCCATACGTTAGGTATTACAATGCAAAGATAGAGTATCAAAAAGCAGTTGGTGAGTTAAACGCTTTAAGAAGAATACTTTCTTCTTATGGAGAAATTAAAGGGAACTCTGTCGTTTTAAGGAGTAAAGTAAATGGTTTTGTAGCTGATTTAAAAGCTATAAAAGGAAGTCCTGTAAGTTTAGGTCAGGAAATTATGTACATACATTCCCATGAAAGACTTTGGGTTATAGCTCAACTTCCTTTCCAAGATGCTCAAAACTTAAAAATAGGGCAAAAAGTCTATATAAAAACACCCCTTGGAAAAAAAGTTGAAGGAATTCTTACTTACATAAGCCATGATATAGACCCTAAAACAAAAAGAAACGATGTTAGAATAGTGGTTAACAACGTAGGAGATTTATTAAAACCAAACCTCTTTGTAGATGTAGAAATTCCTGTTTCTTCTATGAAAGGTTTAGTTGTACCTTCATCTTCTGTTTTTAGAGAAAATGGTAAAGATTACTGTTTTGTAAAAACAGGGAATAAATTCGTTTTAAGGGAGGTTCAAGTAGGTAGTAGAGATGATAAAGAGGCGGTTGTTTTATCCGGAATAAAAGAAGGTGAGGAGGTTGTTTACAGTAGGGTTATTTTCCTAAGGTCTTCTGTTTTTGGAGGTGGTGGAGAATGA